Genomic DNA from Nitratidesulfovibrio vulgaris str. Hildenborough:
GCGGCGTATCATCGGGGCGTTATGAACCACTACGACGACAGGCCCGCTTCCTCTCTCGTCGACCTGCACGGCCGCAGGGTGCGCTATCTTCGGCTTTCCGTCACTGACAGGTGCAACCTGCGCTGCCTCTACTGCTGGGGCGGCGGGGGGATGCGCTTCATCCCCCATGACGACATCCTGCGTTATGAAGAGATGGCGCGGCTGGTCGATGTGGCTGTGGAAAGCGGGGTCGAGAAGGTGCGTCTCACCGGCGGCGAACCGCTGGTGCGCAAGAACGTGTTGCATCTCGTCGAACTGGTGCGGAAGAAACACCCCGCCATCGACCTGCGCATCACCACCAACGGTACGCTTCTCGAGTCGCATGTGGCGGGGCTGCGCGACCTTGGCGTGAGCACGGTCAACGTCTCGCTGGATACGTTCCGGCGCGAGGTGTTCCATGAGGTCACCGGGCGCGACTTCCTGCCGCAGGTGATGGCGGGCATGGAAGCTGTCCTTGCGGCGGGGCTGTCGCTCAAGGTCAATGCCGTGGCCCTGCGCGGTGTCAATGATGGCGAGTTGGCGACGTTCGTCGATTTCGCCCGCAACCATCGCGTGGATGTGCGTTTCATCGAGTTCATGCCCATGGGCTGTGGAACGCGCTGGAACGACGCCAACTTCTGGCCGGCAGACGACATCCTCGCCCGTGTGCACGACCTGGCCGACCTGCGGCCCGTTGTGCCCGACAAGGGCGGACGCGGCCCCGCGCGGCTGTTCGACATCGTGGGCGGGCAGGGCCGTTTCGGTGTCATCACACCCATGTCAGACCATTTCTGTGGCGATTGCAACAGGTTGCGCGTCACTTCGGACGGGCGTCTGCGTACCTGTCTCTTCGCCGACCGGGAATACCGTCTGCGCCCGCTACTGCGCCATCCTAAACTGGGTGTGGAGGCCGTGCGAAGGGTCATCGCCCTTGCCAACAGGCGCAAGCCGCTCGGGTTCAGGCTTCTGGAACGTATGCGCCCCGGTCTTGCGGTGGCCGAACGGCGTATGACCGCCATCGGGGGCTAGGCAGGCGGTACGACGACCGCCTGCATCAAGCCTGAAGCACGCCCCCGGTGAGGCCACGTCATGCTCCTGCCCCAAGGCGGCGGATGCAGGCTCGGCCCCGGCATCAGTTGCGTCGGGCGGCAGCACAGGGCGGGAGCCCAAGGGCCTCACATGCTCACCAGTGTGCGAGAGCGCTGCTACGCGGAACCAACTCCACAGGACTCGCTCGCGGTGTGGAAAGGGGCGCATGGAAGCCGCTACGGTGTGGTATCATCCTGCCGAAGGGGGTCGAAGAGGCGTCCGAAGCCCATGACCTCGAACACGGTGCGCAGGTTGTCGGATGCGCCGGTGATGTGCACCTTGCGGTCCAGCGTCGCGGCCCTGCCCAGCAGGGTGGTGAGCGTGGTGATGGCAGCGCCGTTGAGTGCCGTCGATTCCCCGAAGGCCAGCGTCACCCTTGGCGCACCGGAAAGAAGGGCCTCTTCGAAGGCATGCCGCAGCATGGCTTCGCCCTGACCGCTCACCGTTCCCACCACACGCACCACGGCACCATCTTCTGAAGTCTCGCACCTGATGGACTCCGCACAATCGTGTTTGAGCCGGATGCGGTCGGCTGCACGTTCCAGTGCCGTGACCAGTTCTTCGCGTCGTACGGGCTTGTTGATGAAGTCGGTGGCGTCGAGGTGCAACGCCTCGATGGCGAGGTCCACATCCCCATGACCCGTGATGACGATGACCTCGCACCGGGGGTCGGCCTCCTTGAGGCTGCGCAGTACGTCCATGCCGTCCATGCCGGGCATCTTGATGTCGGTGAGCACCACATCGGGGTGGGCGTCATCGAAAAGCCGCAACCCCTCTTCACCGGAGGACGCCGTGACCGGGGAATGGCCCAGTGCCGTGAGGATGAGGGCGAACATCTTGAGCGTCGGTTGTTCGTCGTCGATGACGAGGATGCGCATGACTTCTCCTGCGGTGTGCTGCGCTGTGGGGCTTGTTATGCCACGGGCCTTCGCTGTTCCGTACCGTCTTCGGTGGTCGTCGGGAAGGTGAGCGAAAACTCCGTGCCTCCAGTGGGAACGCCGTCGATGCGGATGTCGCCGCCGTAGCTGCGGACGATGCCGTAGACGATGGCAAGCCCCAGTCCCATGCCCTGCCCTGTGGCCTTGGTGGTGAAAAAGGGCTGGAAGACCTGCTCGCGCAGAGTGGCGGGGATGCCGCAGCCGTTGTCTTTCACCGAAAGTGTGACCGTATCGCCCTCGTGCGAGGTGGTGATGGTGATGCGCCCGCGCAAGCCGGCGTCGCGTCGCATCCGTTCGATGACGGCATCACGCGCGTTGGTGATGATGTTGAACACCACCTGCTGCAACCGGTTGTTGTGCGCCTTGACGGGCGGCAACGCATCGCCGAGGTGCAACTCGAACTCGACATTCTGCAACAGGAACTGATGCTCTACGAGCAGCAGCACCGAGCGCACCGGGGCGTTGAGGTTGACCGGTTCCTCGAGAATCTCCGACTTGCGCCCGAACGAGCGCAGGGTGTTGATGATCTCTGTCGCACGGTCGACCTGCCCGCAGATATCCAGCGTCACCTCGCGCAACTGTTCCGGCGGCACGGGTAGCCCCTGTTCCAGCGCCATGTTCAGGTAGTCGCTGCCCATGCGGATGGCGTTCAGCGGCTGGTTCAGTTCGTGCGCCACCCCTGCGGACATCTCGCCAAGCGACTTCATCTTGGCCGCCTGCACTATCTGGGCGTCCTTCTCCAGCATCTCGGTGATGTCGGTGGTGGAGACGATGATGGCGGGGCGCGCCCGGTAGCTGATGGGGCAGGCATGAAGGTTCACCCAGAACGTGGAACCGTCCTTGTGGTACTGCGCCACCTTGGGCAGGTGGACGCATCCCGTGGGTGAACTGTCTTCGTCGAACAGGCGGGGGCATTCGCGCATGGCGTCGCCGCCCAGCTTCTCGAAGCTGAGGCCCACAAGCTCTTCCCGTGCGTAGCCGTACTGTTCCACGGCGCGGGGGTTGGCGTCGAGGATGGTGCCCCTCTCGCAATCCACGACGAAGATGGGGTCGGGGCCGCTGTCGAAGAGCGAGCGGTATTTGC
This window encodes:
- the moaA gene encoding GTP 3',8-cyclase MoaA, which gives rise to MNHYDDRPASSLVDLHGRRVRYLRLSVTDRCNLRCLYCWGGGGMRFIPHDDILRYEEMARLVDVAVESGVEKVRLTGGEPLVRKNVLHLVELVRKKHPAIDLRITTNGTLLESHVAGLRDLGVSTVNVSLDTFRREVFHEVTGRDFLPQVMAGMEAVLAAGLSLKVNAVALRGVNDGELATFVDFARNHRVDVRFIEFMPMGCGTRWNDANFWPADDILARVHDLADLRPVVPDKGGRGPARLFDIVGGQGRFGVITPMSDHFCGDCNRLRVTSDGRLRTCLFADREYRLRPLLRHPKLGVEAVRRVIALANRRKPLGFRLLERMRPGLAVAERRMTAIGG
- a CDS encoding ATP-binding protein codes for the protein MILRRFHKLGLQKKFFFTILVVIMAISGTIALLARWILVSSLTDELQMRGTAIAHSVAARGAGFILDGDTPQLVGLIFDEAQLRERTQLVAYIYVLDTSDALLAHTFIRPFPSHLKAANPLPEGAARSMELVRVHGREAYDIAVPVREGLYQIGTVHVGLNKAHMDSLVGKLRVTFLGFITAVVIITFIISHYLARYITAPVSRLTNISDDLSRGNFNTAVDLDMPDQGWNILDCPAYSDTDLPCWHFDDQRHARTSPEHLHRCRTCVFYRKRQGDEVIQLADSFRNMVWSIKLYRKRLQESEGKYRSLFDSGPDPIFVVDCERGTILDANPRAVEQYGYAREELVGLSFEKLGGDAMRECPRLFDEDSSPTGCVHLPKVAQYHKDGSTFWVNLHACPISYRARPAIIVSTTDITEMLEKDAQIVQAAKMKSLGEMSAGVAHELNQPLNAIRMGSDYLNMALEQGLPVPPEQLREVTLDICGQVDRATEIINTLRSFGRKSEILEEPVNLNAPVRSVLLLVEHQFLLQNVEFELHLGDALPPVKAHNNRLQQVVFNIITNARDAVIERMRRDAGLRGRITITTSHEGDTVTLSVKDNGCGIPATLREQVFQPFFTTKATGQGMGLGLAIVYGIVRSYGGDIRIDGVPTGGTEFSLTFPTTTEDGTEQRRPVA
- a CDS encoding response regulator, with product MRILVIDDEQPTLKMFALILTALGHSPVTASSGEEGLRLFDDAHPDVVLTDIKMPGMDGMDVLRSLKEADPRCEVIVITGHGDVDLAIEALHLDATDFINKPVRREELVTALERAADRIRLKHDCAESIRCETSEDGAVVRVVGTVSGQGEAMLRHAFEEALLSGAPRVTLAFGESTALNGAAITTLTTLLGRAATLDRKVHITGASDNLRTVFEVMGFGRLFDPLRQDDTTP